The Pseudalkalibacillus berkeleyi genome contains the following window.
CGTACCTAAATTCTTGCATGCTTCATCAATTGCCAGAATTTCAGCATGAGCGACAGCCCGTTGTTCTGTTTCTCTCAAGTTATATCCAGAAGCGATGATTTCATGATCCTTTACGATTATGGCACCAATCGGAACCTCTCCAAGTGCTGAAGCCTGTTCTGCGATTTCAATTGCTTTTTTCATATAGGTTTCGTCTGTTTTTTGATTCATAGTGAACTCCTCAATCGTACGATAAAAATCAGTTACATTCACTTTACTGCAACGAGACAGAGAAATCCAATCAAGCGAGTACTATACCTACTCACTAATTAGCAAGATCACCTTTATGAAAAGACGAATACGGTTCAACTGGAAGGAGTGTTACTCCCTTTTCTTCAATAGATAGTTGTTGTACTTCCATGTCAGGAAAGCTATTCGTAAGGTTCACCAATAGCCGATCTGACATGTGGTGTTCAACGAAACAAGCAATCGTTGGACCTGCTCCACTTAAGGCTACTCCAAATGCCCCATGATTGTCAGCGATTTCCTCAACTTTTTCGTAATGCGGGATAATGGGCTTCCGGTAAGGTTGATGATACAAGTCGTGACGCATCATTCTGCCAACAACCGGCCAATCCTTTTGACAAAGAGCCGCAATCAGCAAATTCGAACGGGTTCCCGCATCTACAGCCTCAGAAAAACGCAACCATTCAGGAAGAATCTCACGAGACACCTCTGTTTTTAATTCTTCGGTCGGCGTAACAACGATTACTCGGAAATCGAGATCCGGTATAGATTGTAATTCCACATTGTCTTTCATCATAGAGGTAACGACAAGCCCACCGTACAAAGATGCACCTACATTATCTGCGTGACCTTCAAACTTTGCGGCTAACTCTAATTTCTTTTTACGAGATAATCCTAGTTTCCCAACTAAATTAGCAAGCTCAATGCCAGCAACAATGGCAGCCGCACTTGAACCTAATCCAC
Protein-coding sequences here:
- the thrB gene encoding homoserine kinase — its product is MKHYAWQIRVPASTANLGPGFDSIGIALDRYLTIKVYPSCNWKVNTLAPFQFCFPTDERNLIVKTALRTAQLFDYDLHPHLIEVESEIPAASGLGSSAAAIVAGIELANLVGKLGLSRKKKLELAAKFEGHADNVGASLYGGLVVTSMMKDNVELQSIPDLDFRVIVVTPTEELKTEVSREILPEWLRFSEAVDAGTRSNLLIAALCQKDWPVVGRMMRHDLYHQPYRKPIIPHYEKVEEIADNHGAFGVALSGAGPTIACFVEHHMSDRLLVNLTNSFPDMEVQQLSIEEKGVTLLPVEPYSSFHKGDLAN